From a region of the Streptomyces sp. B21-083 genome:
- a CDS encoding SCO0930 family lipoprotein: MKTSWRSASLVASAAAVLVLTTACGQDKGTDTSSQNVGAAAPAAGGYGSVAGTTTGGTGTGTDTGTDTGTDTGAAANGEQAAAGNSASAGQLNVVASAAVGKVLASSSGRTLYRFDADTAEPPKSNCDGDCATAWPPVPADDVSAGAGVDSALLGEVTRSDGTKQLTVGGWAAYYYAKDTSPGDIKGQGVGGKWYGLAPDGKKATLAALPGLSTRNDPKLGTIVVDKKGMTVYRFLKDQAWPKPVSACVGACLDKWPVVSPVAFNDTKGIKEKGYMNFTRPDNGAKQQTLNCSPIYTFINDKEPGDTNGQGVGGTWYAVAPDGKLVGAPNQ; encoded by the coding sequence ATGAAGACCTCCTGGCGGAGCGCCTCACTCGTAGCGTCAGCTGCGGCCGTGCTGGTGCTGACGACGGCGTGCGGTCAGGACAAGGGCACGGACACGAGCAGCCAGAACGTCGGCGCGGCGGCACCGGCCGCCGGTGGTTACGGCTCCGTGGCCGGCACGACCACAGGCGGAACAGGTACCGGTACGGACACCGGCACCGACACCGGTACGGACACCGGCGCCGCGGCCAACGGAGAGCAGGCCGCCGCGGGCAACTCGGCGTCGGCGGGCCAGCTGAACGTGGTCGCCAGCGCGGCGGTGGGCAAGGTGCTGGCCAGCAGCAGCGGCCGTACGCTCTACCGCTTCGACGCGGACACGGCCGAACCGCCGAAGTCCAACTGCGACGGCGACTGCGCCACCGCCTGGCCGCCGGTTCCCGCGGACGACGTCTCGGCCGGAGCCGGTGTCGATTCCGCGCTCCTGGGCGAGGTGACCCGTTCCGACGGCACCAAGCAGCTCACCGTCGGCGGCTGGGCCGCCTACTACTACGCCAAGGACACCTCGCCCGGCGACATCAAGGGCCAGGGTGTGGGCGGCAAGTGGTACGGCCTCGCGCCCGACGGCAAGAAGGCGACGCTCGCCGCGCTGCCCGGCCTGTCCACCCGCAACGACCCCAAGCTCGGCACGATCGTCGTCGACAAGAAGGGGATGACGGTCTACCGCTTCCTGAAGGACCAGGCCTGGCCGAAGCCGGTGTCCGCCTGTGTCGGCGCCTGCCTGGACAAGTGGCCGGTCGTCTCGCCGGTCGCCTTCAACGACACCAAGGGCATCAAGGAGAAGGGCTACATGAACTTCACCCGGCCCGACAACGGTGCCAAGCAGCAGACGCTCAACTGCTCGCCCATCTACACCTTCATCAACGACAAGGAGCCCGGCGACACCAACGGGCAGGGCGTCGGCGGCACCTGGTACGCCGTGGCACCCGACGGCAAGCTGGTCGGAGCGCCCAACCAGTAA
- a CDS encoding class F sortase, which yields MSASELAEEEQQRKKRAPWGVIALVLLTGLALIRNGSGEFDVGPPQPASAAAADSHLPGGTFSSVPAALPYSLVDRVRIPAIQVDAPLLPVGLDAAGWVDAPPPEDPNLAGWFTGAVSPGEKGTAVIVGHVDNKQGPAVFYGLGALKKGHRVEVQRQDGKVAVFEIYGIEVFEKNNFPGDRVYGSKNTPELRVITCGGGFSKQNGYAGNVVVFARLVEVR from the coding sequence ATGTCTGCGTCCGAGCTGGCGGAAGAGGAGCAGCAGCGGAAGAAGCGCGCTCCGTGGGGCGTGATAGCGCTTGTTCTGCTGACCGGCCTCGCGCTCATTCGAAACGGTTCGGGAGAGTTCGACGTCGGTCCGCCACAGCCCGCGTCGGCGGCGGCAGCGGACAGCCACCTCCCGGGCGGCACCTTCTCCAGCGTCCCGGCCGCACTGCCGTACTCCCTGGTCGACCGGGTGCGGATCCCGGCGATCCAGGTCGACGCACCCCTGCTGCCGGTGGGTCTGGACGCGGCCGGGTGGGTGGACGCCCCACCGCCGGAGGACCCGAACCTGGCCGGGTGGTTCACCGGCGCCGTGTCGCCCGGCGAGAAGGGCACCGCCGTGATCGTCGGCCATGTCGACAACAAACAGGGGCCGGCCGTTTTCTACGGACTCGGGGCCCTCAAGAAGGGGCATCGCGTCGAGGTCCAGCGCCAGGACGGAAAGGTGGCCGTTTTCGAGATCTACGGCATCGAGGTCTTCGAGAAGAACAACTTCCCCGGCGATCGTGTCTACGGCAGTAAGAACACCCCCGAACTGCGGGTCATCACCTGCGGGGGCGGTTTCTCCAAACAGAACGGCTACGCGGGGAACGTCGTGGTGTTCGCCCGCCTGGTCGAGGTTCGCTGA
- a CDS encoding bestrophin-like domain: MSEWLVLALAIAAACAVVILITFVRDRRAPEDEDPSDTPDVIEYMTMWIGVVYAIVLGLAIAGVWEARGVAQDHVSTEAHALHEISERVRVYPPDVRDRIRNDVNAYVGHVVKTEWQEMADNGRVTKRGDQLLQRVRVDVTDYEPTTDFQAQAYQPLLDQVTTADQARTARADSTGPTMPGVVWFGLIAGAVITVGMIFALQIRRTPRELILAGLFSTLIAFLLFLIWDFDAPYSRGITATADPFLALFPGAGH; the protein is encoded by the coding sequence TTGTCGGAATGGCTTGTTCTCGCCCTCGCGATCGCGGCCGCGTGCGCGGTCGTCATCCTCATCACCTTCGTACGGGACCGCAGGGCCCCGGAGGACGAGGATCCGTCCGACACCCCGGACGTGATCGAGTACATGACGATGTGGATCGGTGTGGTGTACGCCATCGTGCTGGGTCTGGCCATCGCCGGTGTCTGGGAGGCGCGCGGCGTCGCCCAGGACCACGTCTCGACGGAGGCCCACGCACTGCACGAGATCTCCGAGCGGGTCCGCGTCTACCCGCCCGACGTCCGTGACCGTATTCGCAACGACGTCAACGCCTATGTCGGACACGTCGTCAAAACCGAGTGGCAGGAGATGGCGGACAACGGCAGGGTCACCAAGCGCGGCGACCAGCTGCTGCAACGCGTCCGCGTCGACGTCACCGACTACGAGCCGACGACCGACTTCCAGGCCCAGGCCTACCAGCCGCTCCTCGACCAGGTGACCACCGCGGACCAGGCACGCACGGCCCGCGCCGACTCGACCGGGCCGACCATGCCCGGCGTCGTCTGGTTCGGCCTGATCGCGGGTGCCGTGATCACGGTCGGCATGATCTTCGCCCTCCAGATCCGGCGCACACCCCGCGAACTGATCCTGGCCGGGCTCTTCTCCACCCTGATCGCCTTCCTGCTGTTCCTGATCTGGGACTTCGACGCGCCCTACAGCCGCGGCATCACGGCCACGGCGGATCCGTTCCTGGCGCTCTTCCCGGGCGCGGGACACTGA
- a CDS encoding SAM-dependent methyltransferase, protein MERPAWAPRGIDISVPSVSRIYDFYLGGSHNFEVDREAARKAMEFMPGLPKIMQANRAFMRRAVRFAAAEGITQFLDIGSGIPTFGSVHEVAREVNPEARVMYVDHDPVAVAHSQAVLAGDEHADVLAADLRKPREILDSSQTQSLIDRNRPVALLLVAILHFVEDTDDPYAAVAELRDALAPGSLLVLTHASYEGIPLPPERAEGAVDVYKGIRNPLVMRSRDAIARFFEGYDMVEPGLVPMPRWRPETAPEDDDAYSFSGFAGVGRTA, encoded by the coding sequence ATGGAGCGTCCCGCCTGGGCCCCCCGGGGCATCGACATCTCGGTGCCGAGCGTTTCCCGGATCTACGACTTCTACCTGGGCGGATCGCACAACTTCGAGGTCGACCGGGAAGCCGCCCGCAAGGCCATGGAGTTCATGCCGGGACTTCCGAAGATCATGCAGGCCAACCGCGCGTTCATGCGCCGGGCCGTCCGCTTCGCAGCCGCCGAGGGCATCACCCAGTTCCTCGACATCGGCTCCGGCATTCCCACCTTCGGCAGCGTCCACGAAGTGGCCCGGGAGGTGAACCCCGAGGCGCGGGTGATGTACGTCGACCACGACCCGGTCGCCGTCGCCCACAGCCAGGCGGTCCTGGCCGGCGACGAGCACGCGGACGTCCTCGCGGCCGATCTGCGCAAGCCCCGGGAGATCCTGGACAGCTCCCAGACGCAGAGCCTGATCGACCGGAACCGGCCAGTGGCCCTGCTTCTCGTTGCCATACTGCACTTCGTGGAAGACACGGACGACCCGTACGCGGCGGTCGCCGAGCTGCGCGACGCGCTCGCGCCGGGCAGCCTGCTCGTCCTGACGCACGCCTCGTACGAGGGAATCCCGCTGCCGCCGGAGCGGGCCGAGGGCGCGGTCGACGTATACAAGGGCATTCGCAATCCGCTGGTCATGCGTTCGCGCGATGCGATCGCACGGTTCTTCGAGGGGTACGACATGGTGGAACCGGGACTGGTGCCGATGCCGCGCTGGCGGCCGGAGACGGCACCGGAGGACGATGACGCGTACTCGTTCTCCGGATTCGCCGGCGTGGGGCGTACGGCATGA
- a CDS encoding polysaccharide deacetylase family protein, which produces MTKDQLLTRRRALMIGGAAAVGAAGTAALLTTGQDTTPAARPAAGPPAHQALKPSAYRLEPLTGYGPPHAVAHGRTLVRHEPLLRVSGRGRTMVLTFDDGPDPRYTPGILQTLREHDVRAMFFVCGEMAVDNKDLLAEMTDDGHVVGNHTWSHPLLTRLTRSEIRSQMERTSEVIEDGCGEAPAWFRAPYGAWNRAAFQLGAELGMDPLAWTVDTLDWMTPGTRTIVDRVERGAAPGVVVLSHDAGGNRSQSVQALRDYLPDLLNSGYHITVPTRHYT; this is translated from the coding sequence ATGACGAAGGATCAGTTGCTCACACGGCGCCGGGCGTTGATGATCGGCGGAGCCGCCGCCGTGGGAGCGGCCGGTACGGCCGCGCTGCTCACCACCGGCCAGGACACGACCCCGGCCGCCAGGCCCGCCGCCGGCCCCCCGGCCCATCAGGCTCTCAAGCCCTCCGCGTACCGCCTCGAACCCCTCACCGGCTACGGCCCGCCGCACGCCGTCGCCCACGGACGCACCCTGGTACGCCACGAGCCGCTGCTGCGCGTGTCGGGTCGTGGCCGCACCATGGTGCTGACCTTCGACGACGGCCCTGACCCCCGCTACACCCCGGGCATCCTCCAAACCCTGCGCGAGCACGACGTCCGCGCGATGTTCTTCGTGTGCGGGGAGATGGCGGTCGACAACAAGGACCTGCTCGCCGAGATGACCGACGACGGGCACGTCGTCGGCAACCACACCTGGTCCCACCCGCTGCTGACGCGACTCACCCGCTCCGAGATCCGCTCCCAGATGGAACGCACCAGCGAGGTCATCGAGGACGGCTGCGGCGAGGCGCCCGCCTGGTTCCGCGCCCCGTACGGCGCGTGGAACCGGGCCGCCTTCCAGCTCGGCGCCGAACTCGGCATGGATCCGCTCGCCTGGACCGTCGACACCCTCGACTGGATGACCCCGGGCACCCGCACCATCGTCGACCGGGTCGAGCGCGGCGCCGCCCCGGGTGTCGTGGTGCTCTCGCACGACGCGGGCGGCAACCGCTCGCAGAGCGTCCAGGCACTGCGCGACTATCTGCCGGACCTGCTCAATTCCGGGTACCACATCACCGTACCGACACGGCATTACACCTAA
- a CDS encoding universal stress protein, with the protein MTEQQHSPQGKHQFERGTDGPKVIVVGVDGSDSSFRAAAYAAGLARRQHALLALVYVQPVMAAGAAFGAPVAETTDSIAEDLIAQIRESTEQVKGIFDIRWEFHTFRGDPYTGLVKAADDLKADAVVVGASEQAGHRIIGSVAVRLVKAGRWPVTVVP; encoded by the coding sequence GTGACGGAACAGCAGCACTCACCCCAGGGCAAGCACCAGTTCGAGCGGGGCACGGACGGCCCGAAGGTCATCGTGGTCGGCGTCGACGGCTCCGACTCGTCGTTCCGTGCGGCCGCCTACGCCGCGGGGCTGGCCCGGCGCCAGCACGCGCTGCTCGCCCTGGTGTACGTACAGCCGGTGATGGCGGCGGGCGCCGCGTTCGGGGCGCCCGTGGCGGAGACGACGGACAGCATCGCGGAGGATCTCATCGCGCAGATCCGGGAGTCGACCGAGCAGGTCAAGGGGATATTCGACATCCGCTGGGAGTTCCACACCTTCCGTGGGGACCCGTACACGGGCCTGGTGAAGGCCGCCGACGACCTCAAGGCGGACGCGGTGGTCGTCGGCGCGTCCGAGCAGGCGGGCCACCGGATCATCGGCTCGGTCGCGGTCCGGCTGGTGAAGGCGGGCCGCTGGCCGGTCACGGTCGTGCCGTAG